From a single Flavobacteriales bacterium genomic region:
- a CDS encoding transketolase family protein: MTAFPQLDQKDTRSGFGAGLHELGKKDPNVVALCADLIGSLKMDAFVKDFPDRFFQVGIAEANMMGIAAGLTIGGKIPFTGTFANFSTGRVYDQIRQSIAYSGKNVKICASHAGLTLGEDGATHQILEDIGLMRMLPGMTVIVPCDYNQTKQATIAIGAHEGPVYLRFGRPKWPVFIPAVMPFEIGKAQLLIEGSDVSIFACGHLVWRALQAAEELAKQSIKAEVINVHTIKPLDTEAVLRSVRKTGCVVTCEEHNKYGGLGDTIAQALATQFPAPQEYVAVNDSFGESGTANELLKKYGLDVPDIVAATNKVMKRKN; encoded by the coding sequence ATGACAGCGTTCCCCCAACTCGATCAAAAAGACACACGTAGTGGTTTCGGTGCAGGACTCCATGAACTCGGTAAGAAGGACCCGAACGTTGTGGCATTGTGCGCAGACCTTATCGGCTCGTTGAAAATGGATGCCTTCGTAAAGGACTTCCCCGATCGCTTTTTCCAGGTTGGTATTGCTGAAGCCAATATGATGGGCATCGCCGCCGGTCTTACCATTGGAGGTAAGATCCCCTTCACCGGTACGTTCGCGAATTTCTCGACCGGACGCGTTTATGATCAGATCCGGCAGAGCATCGCCTATTCCGGTAAGAACGTGAAGATCTGTGCTAGCCATGCAGGACTTACCCTTGGTGAAGACGGTGCAACACACCAGATCCTGGAGGATATCGGTTTGATGCGCATGTTGCCGGGCATGACCGTGATCGTGCCGTGCGACTACAATCAAACCAAGCAGGCCACCATCGCCATTGGCGCCCATGAAGGTCCTGTTTACCTGCGATTCGGTAGACCGAAATGGCCGGTGTTCATCCCAGCTGTCATGCCATTCGAGATCGGTAAAGCGCAACTGTTGATCGAAGGTTCAGATGTAAGCATTTTCGCCTGTGGTCACCTCGTTTGGCGTGCGTTACAAGCAGCAGAGGAATTGGCCAAGCAAAGCATTAAGGCCGAAGTGATCAACGTACACACGATCAAACCTTTGGATACGGAAGCTGTCCTACGTTCCGTTAGGAAGACCGGATGCGTGGTGACCTGCGAGGAACACAACAAGTATGGTGGTTTGGGCGATACCATTGCTCAAGCATTGGCTACGCAATTTCCAGCACCGCAGGAATACGTCGCGGTGAACGACAGCTTCGGGGAGAGTGGGACAGCAAACGAATTGCTGAAGAAATACGGGTTGGATGTTCCGGATATCGTGGCTGCCACCAACAAGGTGATGAAGCGGAAAAACTAG